From a region of the Aeoliella mucimassa genome:
- a CDS encoding FAD-dependent oxidoreductase, with translation MEPTTPSTICCIVGGGPAGMFLGYLLARAGIQITVLEKHTDFLRDFRGDTIHPSTMQLLKELDLLDEFLPLVDFRTDTLHVNIEGQDFVGPTFKHLNTTCPFIGFVPQWDLLNLMSEQASRYAEFDLRMGTKAVDVIRDNERVVGVRWESATEQGEILADLVVAADGRSSTIRDAVHRQASQQGIPIDVLWFRLDRPEEDDSHTLAWLKNGHMLVTIPRRDHYQTAMVIKKGAFDSIQQHGLPAFRETIAEVCPLLANVAEGVQDWQQVKLLTVEISRLERWHQEGLLFIGDAAHAMSPVGGVGINLAIQDAVATANLLAEPLRQQNVSEQHLAAVQHRRERAAIRTQRVQSMVHSLLFGHASSPGQPFSPPWYVRIGVSVLQPVLRRLAGRWVGIGFQPEHIETPDVHKP, from the coding sequence ATGGAACCGACGACCCCCTCGACCATTTGTTGCATTGTCGGGGGTGGCCCGGCCGGAATGTTTCTCGGTTACCTGCTCGCTCGCGCGGGGATCCAAATCACGGTGCTTGAGAAGCACACCGACTTTCTTCGCGACTTCCGCGGCGACACCATTCATCCTTCGACCATGCAGTTACTGAAAGAACTCGACTTGCTCGACGAGTTCCTGCCGTTAGTCGATTTTCGTACCGACACCCTGCATGTGAACATCGAAGGTCAAGACTTCGTCGGGCCGACCTTCAAGCATCTCAATACCACCTGCCCTTTTATCGGGTTTGTTCCGCAGTGGGACTTGTTGAATCTGATGAGTGAGCAGGCGTCGCGGTACGCGGAGTTCGATCTACGGATGGGCACCAAGGCGGTCGATGTGATCCGCGACAACGAGCGAGTAGTAGGAGTCCGTTGGGAGTCGGCCACCGAGCAAGGCGAGATACTCGCCGACCTGGTGGTTGCGGCCGACGGCCGGAGTTCCACCATACGCGACGCGGTGCATCGCCAGGCATCGCAGCAAGGCATACCGATCGACGTGTTGTGGTTTCGCCTGGATCGTCCGGAAGAAGACGACAGCCACACGCTGGCTTGGCTGAAGAATGGTCACATGCTGGTCACCATTCCTCGCCGCGACCATTACCAAACCGCCATGGTGATCAAGAAGGGAGCGTTCGACAGCATTCAGCAGCACGGCCTGCCGGCGTTTCGCGAAACGATTGCCGAGGTTTGCCCACTGCTGGCAAACGTCGCCGAGGGAGTGCAAGACTGGCAGCAGGTAAAACTGCTCACGGTCGAGATCAGCCGCCTCGAGCGGTGGCATCAAGAGGGGCTGCTGTTCATCGGCGACGCGGCACACGCAATGTCGCCGGTGGGTGGAGTCGGCATCAACCTTGCCATTCAAGACGCCGTGGCGACGGCCAACCTGCTGGCCGAACCTCTTCGCCAGCAGAACGTCAGCGAGCAGCATCTGGCCGCGGTGCAGCATCGCCGCGAGCGGGCAGCCATCCGAACGCAGCGGGTGCAGTCGATGGTCCACTCGCTACTGTTCGGCCACGCATCGTCGCCGGGGCAGCCGTTTTCACCACCGTGGTACGTACGAATCGGGGTAAGCGTGCTACAACCAGTGCTCCGCCGCCTGGCAGGCCGCTGGGTCGGCATCGGCTTTCAGCCCGAGCACATCGAAACGCCCGACGTGCATAAGCCGTGA
- a CDS encoding PQQ-binding-like beta-propeller repeat protein gives MPRWLLFVPLMSALVVSSELKGEETLPPNLATREFGHDWPTFLGPTGDGKSQETGLDFDWPDDEPPIVWQTPIGVGYSGPSISRGRLFHFDRHGDEDHLICRNAETGEPLWTARYPTSYEDILGYNNGPRCSPVVDGARVYTFSEEGVLRCAAVVDGKLLWEVDTSKEFDVVKNFFGVGSTPLVFGDLLIVHVGGSPPNDLEDVYDAAGPLRGNGTGVVAFDKFQGKVVWKCADELASYASPVIAEIDGRPWCFVFARGGLVALDPRTGEIDFQYPWRAKMFNSVNASTPVVVGNEVFISETYGPGSSLLRVRPGEYDIVWKDDVRKRQKAMQLHWNTAIYHEGYLYGSSGRHTNGAETRCIEWSTGTVKWSQDFFGRCSLLYADGHLISLAENGTIQILKVNPEKYDLVKSYLLEDADGEELLKPYAWTAPVLARGLLYLRGEDRMVCLELKKNPEQSP, from the coding sequence ATGCCTCGCTGGTTACTGTTCGTGCCGCTGATGTCCGCGCTGGTGGTATCGAGCGAGCTGAAGGGGGAAGAGACGCTGCCGCCGAACCTGGCGACGCGTGAGTTTGGGCACGACTGGCCGACTTTCTTAGGGCCGACCGGCGACGGCAAATCGCAGGAGACGGGACTCGATTTCGATTGGCCCGACGACGAGCCTCCCATTGTTTGGCAGACTCCAATCGGGGTGGGATACAGCGGGCCCTCGATTAGTCGGGGGCGGTTGTTTCACTTCGACCGCCATGGCGACGAAGACCACTTGATTTGCCGCAACGCGGAAACTGGCGAACCACTTTGGACCGCCCGTTACCCGACCAGCTACGAGGATATTCTCGGTTACAACAACGGCCCTCGCTGCTCGCCAGTGGTGGATGGTGCCCGCGTCTACACGTTTAGTGAGGAAGGCGTGCTGCGTTGTGCGGCCGTGGTCGATGGCAAGCTGCTGTGGGAGGTCGACACGTCCAAAGAGTTTGACGTGGTGAAGAACTTCTTCGGTGTCGGCAGCACTCCATTGGTGTTTGGGGACCTACTGATTGTCCACGTCGGCGGCAGCCCACCGAATGACTTGGAGGACGTGTACGACGCAGCGGGCCCGCTGCGCGGGAACGGCACCGGGGTCGTGGCGTTCGACAAGTTTCAAGGCAAGGTCGTTTGGAAATGTGCGGACGAACTGGCCAGCTATGCTAGTCCTGTGATTGCCGAAATCGATGGCCGGCCATGGTGTTTCGTCTTCGCCCGCGGCGGGCTGGTTGCCCTCGATCCGCGGACCGGCGAGATCGACTTCCAGTACCCTTGGCGGGCAAAGATGTTTAATAGCGTGAATGCCTCGACGCCGGTGGTGGTGGGCAACGAGGTCTTCATCTCCGAAACCTACGGCCCGGGCAGTTCGCTATTGCGGGTGCGGCCCGGCGAGTACGACATCGTCTGGAAAGACGACGTGCGGAAGCGTCAAAAGGCCATGCAACTCCATTGGAACACGGCCATCTACCACGAGGGGTATTTGTACGGCAGCAGCGGCCGGCATACCAACGGGGCGGAGACTCGCTGCATCGAGTGGTCGACAGGCACCGTGAAGTGGAGCCAGGACTTTTTTGGCCGCTGTTCGCTGCTCTACGCCGACGGGCACCTGATTAGCCTCGCAGAAAATGGCACCATTCAGATTTTGAAGGTGAACCCGGAGAAGTACGACTTGGTGAAGTCGTACTTGCTGGAAGATGCCGACGGCGAGGAACTGCTGAAGCCTTATGCCTGGACCGCGCCGGTGTTGGCCCGCGGACTGCTTTACCTGCGCGGCGAAGACCGTATGGTATGCCTTGAATTAAAGAAGAACCCCGAACAGTCGCCGTAG
- a CDS encoding DUF7453 family protein, translated as MYLKDSIEAVVIAGLLTCFLARLATADVPVLLTPIALVGDAAAGLEDVVYTSYPIWSRSSSDGRLTWQADLSNGQEGIWVYDVLGSRPIALAGPGAEYESFYNQGSGFINSLGQVTLVSERGADQDIVVIDGESKTIVLSTDEQAPGLAPGISISPGSVGVSISDGGIVSFRRTLDGPGITTDNDNSWWIGPVNNPQVLLREGDPAPGLPGDQIGGLVSGFSKNDAGYAAVPDSLQSGRRAIWAGVPGDVQLVASEGAPVPGFPEQFFGSFINQLAQVSSSNEVVFRSRIVDASSQPVGDALFVGGPGNLSSVLATGDPSPFGEGETIQTIGTPSLNRVGKALVTATLESENGNTRGVLMSFDLDDPMDASLIVEVGDIAPGTDTAITSLPGGYINDRGDVLFSARLAGFGPANFGHGYWLKPADRPTQVVSFEGQTIDFLEQGKLVQRDLRTSGIPTGLSEMGTVGVLLSFEQGGGGLFLAQINPIPEPSTSILLVVAVSCVALLRRR; from the coding sequence TTGTACCTGAAAGACTCCATAGAAGCTGTTGTGATTGCAGGGTTATTGACGTGCTTTCTGGCACGCCTAGCTACTGCAGACGTTCCGGTGCTGCTCACTCCAATTGCATTGGTCGGCGATGCAGCTGCGGGCCTTGAGGATGTGGTTTACACGAGTTACCCAATCTGGAGTCGATCCAGCAGTGATGGTCGCCTTACATGGCAGGCAGATCTATCGAACGGACAAGAGGGGATTTGGGTGTACGACGTTCTGGGATCCCGGCCAATCGCGCTGGCAGGCCCTGGCGCAGAGTATGAGAGTTTTTACAACCAGGGATCGGGATTTATAAACTCACTTGGGCAAGTCACCCTTGTGTCGGAGCGTGGTGCCGATCAGGACATTGTCGTGATTGATGGGGAGAGCAAGACAATCGTGCTCAGCACAGACGAACAAGCCCCGGGACTGGCGCCTGGGATTTCGATCTCGCCTGGATCGGTAGGCGTCTCCATCTCGGATGGTGGAATCGTTAGTTTTCGGCGGACACTCGATGGTCCAGGCATTACGACCGATAATGACAACTCCTGGTGGATTGGACCTGTCAATAATCCGCAGGTATTGCTTCGAGAGGGTGATCCTGCCCCTGGATTGCCTGGCGACCAGATCGGCGGATTGGTAAGCGGGTTCTCCAAGAACGATGCGGGGTATGCCGCAGTTCCGGACAGTTTACAATCAGGTCGACGTGCAATCTGGGCCGGCGTCCCGGGAGACGTACAGCTGGTTGCCTCCGAAGGGGCACCAGTTCCAGGCTTCCCAGAGCAGTTTTTCGGTTCGTTCATCAACCAACTCGCCCAAGTCTCCAGCAGCAATGAGGTCGTGTTCCGATCGCGGATCGTCGATGCATCGTCACAGCCTGTTGGAGATGCTTTGTTTGTCGGAGGGCCGGGCAACTTGAGCTCAGTGCTCGCGACGGGAGACCCCTCGCCTTTCGGTGAGGGGGAGACGATCCAGACCATCGGTACACCATCCCTCAATCGCGTCGGCAAGGCGCTCGTCACTGCGACGCTTGAATCGGAGAATGGAAATACGCGAGGAGTATTGATGTCTTTCGATCTTGACGATCCGATGGATGCGTCTCTAATCGTTGAGGTCGGCGACATTGCTCCTGGCACTGATACTGCGATCACCAGCCTACCAGGCGGATACATCAATGATCGAGGCGACGTGCTTTTCAGTGCAAGGTTGGCTGGATTTGGTCCAGCCAATTTTGGGCATGGGTACTGGCTCAAACCAGCAGATAGGCCGACGCAGGTTGTATCCTTTGAGGGACAAACAATTGACTTCTTGGAGCAGGGCAAACTCGTGCAGAGGGATTTGCGCACCTCCGGGATTCCGACTGGACTCAGCGAAATGGGTACCGTTGGAGTATTGCTTAGTTTCGAGCAAGGTGGAGGGGGATTGTTCTTAGCGCAAATCAATCCGATTCCTGAACCATCCACAAGTATTCTCTTAGTTGTAGCGGTAAGCTGTGTTGCTTTGTTGAGACGGCGATAG
- a CDS encoding coproporphyrinogen-III oxidase family protein gives MSESTKTEVGSYFISNYPPFSQWSRDNVGDALQALESPPVEVPLGLYLHIPFCRKRCKFCYFKVFTEKNAGEVEEYLAALSREIELVSKLPVMGGRPFRFVYFGGGTPSFLSSRQLHRLVDRLRANIDWSLAEEVTFECEPGTLSEAKVQTLKEIGVTRLSLGVEHFDDAILEANGRAHQSPEIFRAWPWIQEAGFDSVNIDLISGMVGDTTEKWQDAVHKAIEMDPDSVTIYQMELPYNTEYSKDILGGNIESPVADWETKREWLAWAFDPLATAGYVTSSAYTMVKPGVEFSYRDNLWRGSDLLATGIASFGHVSGVHYQNEPEWGTYTGRLKADSDDGELPIGRALRITPHQALVREMVLQLKKGWLDPSYFSNKYQVNIVEHWNDVWQKYVAEGLALLDEDRVRLTREGLMRVDSLLPAFFEPEHQGVRYT, from the coding sequence ATGTCTGAATCCACCAAAACCGAAGTCGGTTCCTACTTCATCAGCAACTACCCACCCTTCTCGCAATGGTCGCGAGACAACGTGGGCGACGCCCTGCAGGCGCTCGAGTCGCCGCCGGTCGAGGTGCCGCTTGGGCTGTATTTGCACATTCCGTTCTGTCGCAAGCGTTGCAAGTTCTGCTACTTCAAAGTGTTTACCGAGAAGAACGCCGGCGAGGTCGAAGAGTACCTGGCCGCGCTCTCGCGCGAAATCGAATTGGTAAGCAAGTTGCCGGTCATGGGTGGGCGGCCGTTCCGGTTTGTCTACTTCGGCGGCGGCACCCCGTCGTTCCTTTCGAGTCGTCAGTTGCATCGATTGGTCGACCGCTTGCGGGCGAACATCGATTGGAGCCTGGCCGAGGAGGTCACCTTCGAGTGCGAACCTGGCACGCTCTCCGAAGCCAAGGTGCAAACCCTCAAGGAGATCGGCGTCACCCGATTGAGCCTGGGGGTCGAGCACTTCGACGACGCGATTCTCGAAGCCAACGGCCGCGCCCACCAGTCGCCCGAGATCTTTCGGGCCTGGCCTTGGATTCAGGAAGCTGGATTCGATAGCGTTAATATTGACCTCATTAGCGGGATGGTTGGTGACACCACCGAGAAGTGGCAAGACGCGGTGCATAAGGCCATTGAAATGGACCCCGACAGCGTCACCATTTATCAAATGGAGCTGCCGTACAACACGGAGTACTCCAAGGACATCCTCGGCGGCAACATCGAGTCGCCGGTGGCCGACTGGGAGACCAAGCGGGAGTGGCTCGCCTGGGCGTTCGACCCACTCGCTACGGCCGGCTACGTGACTTCGAGCGCGTACACGATGGTGAAGCCGGGCGTCGAGTTCAGCTACCGCGACAACCTGTGGCGTGGAAGCGATTTGCTCGCGACCGGCATCGCCAGCTTCGGCCATGTGTCGGGCGTGCACTATCAGAACGAGCCGGAGTGGGGCACCTACACCGGGCGGCTGAAAGCCGATAGCGACGACGGCGAACTGCCGATCGGCCGCGCGCTTCGCATCACCCCGCATCAGGCGCTGGTTCGCGAAATGGTGCTGCAGCTCAAGAAGGGCTGGCTCGATCCGAGCTACTTCTCGAACAAGTACCAGGTAAATATCGTGGAACACTGGAACGACGTCTGGCAAAAGTACGTCGCCGAAGGCCTGGCCCTGCTTGATGAAGATCGCGTGCGGCTTACTCGCGAAGGACTAATGCGAGTCGATAGCTTGCTGCCGGCGTTCTTCGAGCCCGAGCACCAAGGGGTTCGCTACACCTAA
- a CDS encoding outer membrane protein assembly factor BamB family protein, with amino-acid sequence MFMKQPGNTERFTIVIRCSLLLCVGLFVSTACQADDWLYARGTAASNGVAASPLTPKPTELWRYEAPDTGFEATAVVKDGIAYLGDVNGTFHAVNIETGKAVWTKAFDDSGFLSAAAIDGDHLFVGDYNGVLRCLAMADGTERWQVELSAELMAGPMVHQGKVLATTESGHFTKHEADTGKQIGEFVIDAPLRCTPTIVDGRAMLAGCDSKLHAIDIETFKEVDSLEIDGPTGCTPAAIGSRIYFGTEEGSFFAIDTGKSPFEVLWKYVDRRRRQGIRTAAAVSDKLAIYGSQGKAVFAIDVTTGKSAWTFPTRTRVDSSPVIAGSVAVAATQRGKLHLIDLESGEETWQFDAGNNFVASPTVVDGKLLIGNTGGILFCFGEQK; translated from the coding sequence ATGTTTATGAAGCAGCCTGGTAACACGGAGAGGTTTACAATCGTCATTCGTTGCTCGCTACTGTTGTGCGTGGGGCTGTTCGTATCGACGGCTTGCCAGGCCGACGACTGGTTGTACGCCCGCGGTACCGCCGCCTCGAACGGCGTCGCTGCATCTCCGCTCACGCCGAAGCCAACCGAGCTTTGGCGTTACGAAGCGCCTGATACCGGCTTCGAAGCCACCGCGGTGGTGAAGGATGGCATTGCTTACCTCGGCGATGTGAATGGCACCTTCCATGCGGTGAACATCGAGACTGGCAAAGCGGTTTGGACCAAAGCGTTCGACGACTCCGGCTTTCTCTCCGCGGCCGCCATCGACGGCGATCACCTGTTCGTCGGCGACTACAACGGAGTGCTCCGCTGCCTGGCCATGGCCGACGGCACCGAGCGGTGGCAAGTGGAACTCTCGGCCGAGCTGATGGCCGGCCCGATGGTTCACCAAGGCAAAGTGCTGGCGACCACCGAGTCGGGCCACTTTACCAAGCACGAAGCCGACACCGGCAAGCAAATCGGCGAGTTCGTGATCGACGCGCCGCTTCGCTGCACGCCGACCATTGTCGACGGTCGCGCGATGCTGGCCGGTTGCGACAGCAAGCTGCACGCGATCGACATCGAGACCTTCAAGGAGGTCGACTCTCTGGAGATCGATGGCCCGACCGGATGCACGCCGGCCGCGATTGGCTCGCGGATTTATTTTGGTACCGAAGAAGGCAGCTTCTTCGCGATAGACACCGGCAAGTCTCCCTTTGAAGTGCTGTGGAAGTACGTCGACCGCCGCCGACGCCAGGGCATCCGCACCGCCGCGGCGGTGAGCGACAAGCTCGCTATCTACGGCAGCCAAGGCAAAGCGGTGTTTGCCATCGACGTGACCACCGGCAAGTCGGCTTGGACCTTTCCCACTCGAACGCGGGTCGATAGCTCGCCGGTGATCGCCGGCAGCGTCGCGGTGGCTGCCACCCAGCGTGGCAAGCTGCACCTCATCGACCTGGAATCGGGCGAAGAGACCTGGCAGTTCGACGCCGGCAATAACTTTGTCGCCTCGCCGACGGTGGTCGATGGCAAGCTGCTGATCGGCAACACCGGCGGCATCCTGTTTTGCTTCGGCGAGCAGAAGTAA
- a CDS encoding iron-containing alcohol dehydrogenase — MAFDFHCPTRIVFGPGRLAELGGLAASLSVQRVLLVSDAGIIAAGHTERCFASLAEAGVYGELFDGVQENPTTTNVEAGVAHAREYRPEAIIAIGGGSSMDCAKGINFVYSCGGRMQDYWGVGKATADMLPMIAVPTTAGTGSETQSFALISDAETHVKMACGDKRAAFRIAVLDPELTITQPARVTALTGMDAIAHTLETFVTKRRNAMSLAYSREAWALLAPAFAVVLAEPQNLGARSNMQLGAMFAGLAIENSMLGSAHASANPLTAEYNVVHGEAVGLMLPHIIRRNGQSVGDWYRELTGQSPEDLADLVSQLRQQAGLAGTLSECGVDRARLAELAAAATEQWTGTFNPVEMSQEDYLHVYEAAW; from the coding sequence ATGGCCTTTGATTTTCATTGCCCTACGCGAATTGTTTTTGGCCCTGGCCGGTTGGCCGAGTTGGGCGGGCTGGCTGCTTCGTTGAGCGTGCAGCGGGTGCTGCTGGTTTCGGACGCCGGCATCATTGCCGCTGGGCATACGGAGCGTTGTTTCGCGTCGCTGGCCGAGGCGGGCGTTTATGGCGAGCTGTTCGACGGAGTGCAGGAGAATCCCACGACCACCAACGTGGAAGCTGGCGTCGCCCACGCCCGCGAGTATCGCCCCGAGGCCATCATCGCCATCGGCGGCGGTAGCAGCATGGACTGCGCGAAGGGAATCAATTTCGTCTACTCGTGCGGCGGGCGGATGCAGGACTATTGGGGCGTCGGCAAGGCCACGGCCGACATGCTGCCGATGATCGCCGTGCCGACCACCGCCGGCACTGGTAGCGAAACCCAATCGTTCGCGCTGATCTCCGATGCCGAGACCCACGTGAAAATGGCCTGCGGCGACAAGCGGGCCGCGTTTCGCATCGCAGTACTCGACCCCGAACTCACCATCACCCAGCCCGCCCGCGTGACCGCACTCACCGGCATGGACGCGATTGCCCACACGCTCGAGACGTTTGTCACCAAGCGTCGCAACGCGATGTCGCTGGCCTACAGTCGCGAAGCGTGGGCGCTGCTCGCTCCCGCGTTTGCCGTGGTGCTGGCCGAACCGCAAAACTTGGGTGCGCGGAGCAACATGCAACTCGGCGCGATGTTCGCCGGGCTGGCGATCGAGAACTCGATGCTCGGCTCGGCCCATGCTTCGGCAAACCCTTTGACCGCGGAATACAACGTGGTTCACGGCGAAGCGGTCGGCTTGATGCTGCCGCATATAATACGTCGCAACGGCCAAAGTGTCGGAGACTGGTATCGCGAACTTACTGGCCAATCCCCCGAGGATTTGGCCGATCTCGTCTCGCAACTTCGACAGCAAGCAGGGCTGGCGGGTACACTGAGTGAGTGTGGAGTCGACCGCGCGCGGCTTGCCGAACTCGCTGCCGCGGCTACCGAGCAATGGACCGGTACGTTCAATCCTGTGGAGATGAGCCAAGAGGATTACCTGCATGTTTATGAAGCAGCCTGGTAA
- a CDS encoding aldehyde dehydrogenase family protein yields the protein MIELQAIRWGEPYESLDVDEVKHFYTGEPVAKMHCVGSGIVQRDAKKAKFARRALQDMSPAELIEKCKHAGELFENGTLTVGDSQQTPEDFIQQQSATTGMPVSMCRANVTKNAFVLKNIDTILDALTRGLDLNILARGYGEEGRGVTLSYQAQCDALGAVLPSNSPGVHTLWIPVIALQIGLVLKPGSSEPWTPYRVYSAMVEAGIPRETFCLYPGAGADIGGAILSSCRRSMIFGGPQTIQQYSGNPKVQVHGPGYSKILLGDDCVDNWEQYIDMMADSVYRNGGRSCLNASSIYASRHTKEIAEALAAKLGPIEVLPPDDPNAGLAAFTIEGAAKAIWGAIENDAQAPLVTDMTSKYGDRLVERDPVAYLRPVVLHHASIESDSRNKEYMFPMVNVVECPEAKMLDAIDYSLICTGVTNNESLRRDLLDSTNIDRLNLGPIPTPQVDWLQPHEGNLIEFLYKNRAVQVAN from the coding sequence ATGATCGAACTCCAAGCCATCCGTTGGGGCGAACCGTACGAATCGCTCGATGTCGACGAAGTCAAGCACTTCTACACCGGCGAGCCGGTTGCCAAGATGCACTGCGTTGGTTCGGGCATCGTGCAACGCGACGCCAAGAAGGCCAAGTTTGCCCGTCGGGCGCTGCAGGACATGTCGCCGGCCGAGCTGATCGAAAAATGCAAGCACGCAGGCGAGCTGTTTGAAAACGGCACCCTGACCGTTGGCGATAGCCAGCAAACGCCCGAGGATTTCATCCAGCAGCAGTCGGCCACCACCGGTATGCCGGTGTCGATGTGCCGGGCGAACGTGACGAAGAACGCGTTTGTGCTGAAGAACATCGATACGATTCTCGACGCCCTCACGCGCGGGCTCGATCTCAACATCCTCGCTCGCGGCTACGGCGAAGAAGGTCGTGGGGTGACGCTTAGTTATCAGGCGCAGTGCGACGCCCTGGGTGCAGTGCTCCCCTCGAACTCGCCAGGCGTGCACACGCTGTGGATTCCGGTGATCGCGTTGCAGATTGGTCTGGTCCTGAAGCCAGGCTCCAGCGAACCGTGGACTCCTTACCGGGTTTACTCGGCAATGGTCGAAGCGGGCATTCCCCGCGAAACATTCTGCCTGTACCCGGGAGCGGGTGCCGACATCGGCGGGGCAATCCTCTCGAGCTGCCGCCGGAGCATGATTTTTGGCGGGCCGCAGACCATCCAGCAGTACTCCGGCAATCCCAAGGTGCAAGTGCATGGGCCTGGGTACTCGAAGATCTTGCTCGGCGACGACTGCGTCGACAACTGGGAGCAGTACATCGACATGATGGCCGACAGCGTCTACCGCAACGGTGGGCGAAGCTGTTTGAACGCGTCGAGCATCTATGCCTCGCGTCACACCAAGGAAATTGCCGAAGCCCTGGCCGCCAAACTCGGCCCGATCGAAGTGCTGCCGCCCGACGATCCCAACGCCGGATTGGCCGCCTTTACCATCGAGGGTGCGGCGAAGGCGATCTGGGGAGCCATTGAAAACGACGCCCAGGCGCCGCTCGTGACCGACATGACCAGCAAGTATGGCGACCGCCTGGTCGAGCGCGACCCCGTGGCCTACCTCCGCCCGGTGGTGCTGCATCACGCGTCGATCGAAAGCGATTCGCGGAACAAGGAATACATGTTCCCAATGGTCAACGTGGTCGAATGTCCCGAAGCGAAGATGCTCGACGCGATCGACTACTCGTTGATTTGCACCGGTGTCACGAACAACGAAAGCCTGCGCCGAGACCTGCTCGACAGCACGAACATCGACCGCCTGAACCTCGGTCCGATCCCCACCCCGCAAGTCGACTGGCTGCAACCGCACGAAGGCAACCTGATTGAGTTCCTGTACAAGAACCGCGCGGTGCAGGTAGCCAACTAG
- a CDS encoding phenylacetate--CoA ligase family protein, with translation MSDSLQAAIDQARDQLDAHTLEIVHWHFSDNTGCPFWLEKKRELNFDPLTEVKCFEDLNKFPDFEDEWLRGGPVRRWVPQGLADKPVYVFETGGTTGVPKSRIAIDDFRTDYSLFSDTLPDQYFPPGGNWLMLGPSGPRRLRLAVEHLAQHRGGICFCIDLDPRWVIKLIKKGWMDHLEEYKKHCIDQAITILTAGHDVKCMFGTPKLIESLCLELENRGTSLAECGITGIFSGGTEFTPQWTKFCVEELFGGPPEKSGIYMTPTYGNTLMGLACSEPVTAENKYKITYHAPQPRAVLQVVDFDETDRVVGYGETGRSKLTTLTKEFFVPGFLERDEGEREPPYEKYPWDGISGVRPFSKLAGGTTVGVY, from the coding sequence ATGTCGGATTCGCTGCAGGCGGCCATCGATCAGGCCCGCGACCAACTCGATGCGCACACACTCGAGATCGTTCACTGGCATTTTAGCGATAACACAGGCTGCCCTTTCTGGCTTGAAAAGAAGCGCGAACTGAACTTCGATCCGCTGACTGAGGTCAAGTGCTTCGAGGATCTGAACAAGTTCCCCGATTTCGAAGACGAATGGCTGCGCGGCGGGCCGGTCCGGCGGTGGGTGCCACAGGGGCTGGCCGATAAGCCGGTCTACGTGTTCGAAACCGGCGGCACCACCGGTGTGCCGAAGAGCCGCATCGCGATCGACGACTTCCGCACCGATTACTCGCTGTTTTCCGACACCCTGCCCGACCAGTACTTCCCCCCGGGAGGCAACTGGCTGATGCTCGGCCCGAGCGGCCCTCGCCGGCTTCGCCTGGCGGTGGAGCATCTGGCGCAGCACCGCGGCGGCATCTGCTTCTGCATCGACCTCGACCCCCGCTGGGTGATCAAGCTCATCAAGAAGGGCTGGATGGATCACCTGGAGGAGTACAAGAAGCACTGCATCGATCAGGCCATTACCATTCTTACCGCTGGGCATGACGTGAAGTGCATGTTCGGCACGCCGAAGCTCATCGAGTCGCTTTGCCTGGAACTCGAGAACCGCGGCACCTCGCTCGCCGAGTGTGGCATCACCGGCATCTTTTCCGGCGGAACCGAATTCACTCCGCAGTGGACCAAGTTTTGTGTCGAGGAGTTGTTCGGCGGCCCGCCTGAGAAGAGCGGTATCTACATGACTCCCACGTATGGCAACACGCTGATGGGGCTGGCCTGTAGTGAACCGGTGACCGCGGAGAACAAATACAAGATTACCTACCACGCCCCGCAGCCTCGTGCGGTACTGCAAGTGGTCGACTTCGACGAGACTGACCGCGTGGTTGGCTACGGCGAAACAGGCCGCTCGAAGCTCACCACGCTGACCAAAGAGTTCTTCGTGCCAGGCTTCCTGGAACGCGACGAAGGCGAACGCGAACCGCCTTACGAGAAGTACCCGTGGGACGGCATCAGCGGCGTCCGCCCGTTCAGCAAGTTGGCCGGCGGTACCACCGTAGGTGTTTACTAG